A genomic segment from Bradyrhizobium diazoefficiens USDA 110 encodes:
- a CDS encoding cytochrome b, whose amino-acid sequence MIRNTSNGWGSVSRWLHWILALTIIGMIGFGWWMNHIPARPDRFFYRSIHADIGYVILLLTVLRLVWRVVNPTPALPADSQPWQRLAARISHGALYLAVIAVIVLGWAHSGAHAPDYSDFFGLFHVPQFTSPDRAAANAYEDRHILFAYVLLALIAVHVVAALWHHFIRRDRVVTRMVADEAG is encoded by the coding sequence ATGATCAGAAACACCAGTAACGGCTGGGGCAGCGTTTCCCGCTGGCTGCACTGGATTTTGGCGCTGACGATCATCGGTATGATCGGCTTCGGCTGGTGGATGAACCACATCCCGGCGCGGCCCGACCGTTTCTTCTACCGCTCGATCCATGCCGATATCGGCTATGTGATCCTGCTGCTCACGGTGCTGCGCCTGGTCTGGCGCGTCGTCAACCCGACGCCGGCGTTGCCGGCCGACAGCCAGCCCTGGCAGAGGCTGGCCGCCCGCATCAGCCATGGCGCGCTGTATCTCGCCGTGATCGCGGTCATCGTGCTCGGCTGGGCGCATTCCGGCGCGCACGCGCCCGATTATTCGGACTTCTTCGGCCTGTTTCACGTGCCGCAATTCACTTCTCCCGACCGTGCGGCGGCGAACGCCTATGAGGACCGCCACATCCTCTTTGCCTATGTGCTGCTCGCCCTGATCGCGGTTCACGTCGTCGCCGCCCTCTGGCACCACTTCATCCGCCGCGACCGTGTCGTGACGCGGATGGTGGCGGACGAGGCGGGGTAG
- the murI gene encoding glutamate racemase, translating to MTNSPTILVFDSGLGGLTVLREVVATRPDAHYVYVADDAFFPYGHHSEDEIIARVVPLMGELIGTHDPDLVVIACNTASTLVLSHLRTAYSLPFVGTVPAIKPACAQSKSRRVSVLGTKGTVKREYTKALIRDFAQGCEVTLVGSPELASLAERALGGHPISDDDILAELTPCFVGDAADAGARTDTVVLACTHYPLLLDRLTRLAPWPVDWIDPAPAIARRVSDLLGPAIGGIMQSGAEMIFTSNRVHDLSATLTPFFGGRALA from the coding sequence GTGACCAATTCCCCGACGATCCTGGTGTTCGATTCCGGCCTTGGCGGGCTCACGGTGCTCCGTGAGGTCGTGGCCACGCGCCCGGACGCGCATTACGTCTACGTCGCCGACGACGCCTTCTTCCCCTACGGCCACCACAGCGAGGACGAGATCATCGCCCGTGTCGTGCCGCTGATGGGGGAACTGATCGGCACCCATGATCCGGACCTCGTCGTCATCGCCTGCAACACGGCGTCCACCCTGGTCCTATCGCACCTGCGCACCGCTTATTCCCTGCCCTTCGTCGGCACGGTGCCGGCGATCAAGCCGGCCTGTGCGCAGTCGAAGAGCCGGCGAGTCTCGGTGCTCGGCACCAAGGGCACGGTGAAGCGCGAATACACCAAGGCGCTGATCCGCGACTTCGCGCAGGGATGCGAGGTGACGCTGGTCGGCTCGCCCGAACTCGCCTCGCTCGCCGAACGCGCACTCGGCGGCCATCCGATCAGCGACGACGACATCCTTGCCGAGCTCACCCCCTGCTTCGTCGGCGATGCCGCCGACGCAGGCGCGCGTACCGACACGGTGGTGCTGGCGTGCACGCATTATCCGCTCCTGCTCGACCGGCTGACCAGGCTCGCGCCCTGGCCGGTGGACTGGATCGACCCGGCACCCGCCATCGCCCGCCGCGTATCGGATCTGCTCGGCCCGGCTATCGGCGGCATCATGCAGTCCGGCGCCGAAATGATCTTCACCTCGAACCGTGTGCATGACCTTTCGGCCACGCTGACGCCGTTCTTCGGCGGCCGCGCGCTGGCCTGA
- a CDS encoding HpcH/HpaI aldolase family protein has translation MSVQTTPLNRLRQLWREGRPAFGAIATIPSVQTVQIMARSLDWIIVDLEHGPIGLTEAHAMIAATTGTPCTPLVRIAANEPWLAKAPMDIGAFGINFPMITNRSEAEKAVRSVRYPPRGDRLWGPFHAPFRWGQSMPDYMAGADDEMICMITIEHVDAVNRIDEIMATPGIDVAVIGPGDLATSINKRGQMDDPELLELVARAEAGILRSGVPIGGVARTADQANALVDRGYRAIALGFDWSLFQRGIMAAFEGIRR, from the coding sequence ATGTCGGTCCAGACCACGCCGCTCAACCGTCTCCGCCAATTGTGGCGCGAGGGCCGCCCCGCCTTCGGCGCCATCGCGACCATCCCGAGCGTGCAGACCGTGCAGATCATGGCGCGCTCGCTCGACTGGATCATCGTCGATCTCGAGCACGGGCCGATCGGCCTCACCGAAGCGCATGCGATGATCGCCGCCACGACCGGCACGCCGTGCACGCCGCTGGTGCGGATCGCGGCGAACGAACCGTGGCTTGCGAAAGCGCCGATGGACATCGGCGCCTTCGGCATCAATTTTCCGATGATCACGAACCGCAGCGAGGCGGAGAAAGCGGTGCGCAGCGTACGCTATCCGCCGCGCGGCGATCGTCTCTGGGGTCCCTTCCACGCGCCATTCCGCTGGGGCCAGTCGATGCCGGACTACATGGCCGGCGCCGACGACGAGATGATCTGCATGATCACCATCGAGCATGTCGACGCCGTCAACCGCATCGACGAGATCATGGCCACCCCCGGCATCGACGTCGCGGTGATCGGCCCCGGCGATCTCGCCACCTCCATCAACAAGCGCGGCCAGATGGACGATCCGGAGCTCTTGGAGCTGGTCGCGCGCGCCGAGGCCGGCATCCTCAGAAGCGGCGTGCCGATCGGCGGCGTCGCCCGCACCGCCGACCAGGCCAACGCCCTGGTCGACCGTGGCTACCGCGCCATCGCGCTCGGCTTCGACTGGTCGCTGTTCCAGCGCGGCATCATGGCGGCGTTCGAGGGCATCAGGCGCTGA
- a CDS encoding cupin domain-containing protein, translating into MLKKTLLALSFAGLAFAAFAQQPAIKRTPLQKTDFPDGYTTLTAIAEVPPGGAAGRHTHPGIETGYVLEGEADLLVEGQPDKHLKAGDSYLIPAGVVHDAKTHGDKSLKIIGIYVYDKTKPLATPAP; encoded by the coding sequence ATGCTCAAAAAGACTTTGCTCGCTCTGTCCTTCGCAGGCCTTGCCTTTGCGGCCTTCGCCCAGCAGCCCGCCATCAAGCGCACCCCACTCCAGAAGACCGATTTCCCGGACGGCTACACGACCCTGACCGCCATCGCCGAAGTGCCGCCCGGCGGCGCCGCTGGCCGTCACACCCATCCCGGGATCGAGACCGGCTATGTGCTGGAAGGCGAGGCCGATCTCCTCGTCGAAGGCCAGCCTGACAAGCACCTGAAGGCCGGCGATTCTTATCTGATCCCGGCCGGCGTCGTCCACGACGCCAAGACCCACGGCGATAAATCATTGAAAATCATTGGTATTTACGTCTACGACAAGACCAAGCCGCTGGCGACGCCAGCCCCCTGA
- the rpsD gene encoding 30S ribosomal protein S4, whose protein sequence is MTKRSEAKYKIDRRMGQNIWGRPKSPVNRREYGPGQHGQRRKGKLSDFGVQLRAKQKLKGYYANISERQFHGIYVEASRLKGDTGENLIGLLERRLDAVVYRAKFVSTIFAARQFINHGHIKVNGRKVNISSYQLKVGDVVEVKEASKQLAHVLEASQLPERDTPDYLDVDHGKMTAKYIRIPGLSDVPFPVQMEPHLVVEFYSR, encoded by the coding sequence ATGACTAAGCGCAGTGAGGCGAAGTACAAGATCGATCGCCGTATGGGCCAGAACATCTGGGGCCGCCCGAAGAGCCCCGTGAACCGCCGCGAGTACGGCCCCGGCCAGCACGGCCAGCGCCGCAAGGGCAAGCTCTCCGACTTCGGCGTGCAGCTGCGCGCGAAGCAGAAGCTGAAGGGCTATTACGCCAACATTTCCGAGCGCCAGTTCCACGGCATCTATGTCGAGGCGAGCCGCCTCAAGGGTGACACCGGCGAGAACCTGATCGGCCTCCTGGAGCGTCGTCTCGACGCGGTCGTGTACCGCGCCAAGTTCGTCTCGACGATCTTCGCCGCGCGCCAGTTCATCAACCACGGCCACATCAAGGTGAACGGCCGCAAGGTCAACATCTCGAGCTACCAGCTCAAGGTCGGCGACGTGGTCGAGGTCAAGGAAGCCTCCAAGCAGCTCGCCCACGTGCTCGAAGCCAGCCAGCTCCCCGAGCGCGACACCCCCGACTATCTCGACGTCGACCACGGCAAGATGACCGCGAAGTACATTCGCATCCCCGGCCTCTCCGACGTGCCGTTCCCGGTGCAGATGGAGCCGCATCTGGTCGTCGAATTCTATTCGCGCTGA